The Sporanaerobacter acetigenes DSM 13106 genome contains the following window.
AATGTATGAACATTTATTCCATCAAATATAACTTCTCCTCCTGTGGCACCATATAGTCCCAACACAGTTTTCCCACAAGTTGTTTTTCCACAACCAGATTCTCCAACAAGGCCTAGGGTTTCACCTCTCTTGATATTAAAACTTATATCATCAACGGCTTTTACAGTTGCTTTACGGCCAGCTTTAAAATATTTTTTTAAGTTTTTAACCTCAATTAATACTTCACTATTATCCATTTAGTTCACCCCTTTGTAGCAATAGCTCTGGAACACCTCTAGTATCAGCCTTTTCATTATGTAACCAGCAGCAAGATTCATGTTCATCTCCAAAATTTGCGGTTTTAGGATAAATAGTCCTGCAAACTTTCATTCCAAACTCACATCTCGCAGCAAAAGGACAACCAATTGGAGGGTCTGTCAAATCTGGAGGAGTACCTGCTAATGAATATAATTTTTCCCTTTCACTTATATGAAGTTTAGGAACTGATTTCAATAACGCAAAAGTATATGGATGTTTTGGATTATAAAATATTTCATCTGTAGTTCCTTTTTCAACTATTTTCCCAGCATACATTACATGTATTCTATCTGCTACACTAGCTACAACACCTAAATCGTGAGTTATTAAAATGACTCCTGTATCCAACTCTTTCTTTAAATCATTTATCAAATCCATGATTTGTGCTTGAATTGTTACATCTAATGCTGTTGTTGGTTCATCAGCAATCAAAATTTTAGGATTACAAGCAAGTGCGATTGCAATCATTACTCTCTGGCGCATACCACCAGAAAATTCGTGAGGATATTGATCTAATCTTTCCTTTGCATTTGGTATTCTAACAAGTTCAAGCATTTTCAATGCACGAATTCTAGCTTCACTTGATGATACATTTTCATGAATAATTATACTTTCAGCAATTTGATTTCCAATTTTCATAGTTGGATTTAAAGAAGTCATAGGATCCTGAAATATCATAGAAATTTGTCTTCCTCTAACTTTACTCATTTCCGATTCACTAAGCTTAAGAAGGTTTTTGCCATCAAAATTAATTTCAGATTTATCTTTTTCAATTATTGTTTGAGAACCTGGCAACAATCCCATAATAGCTTTAGAAGTAACAGTCTTCCCACAACCTGACTCTCCTACAATAGCAAGAGTTTCACCTTTATCCAAATGAAAATCAACTCCCCTGACTGCTTGTACAATTCCAGCATAAGTTTTAAATGAGACTTTTAAGTTTTTAATTTCTAAAATTCTTTCACTATTCATATAAATCACCTACTCCCTCAATTTTGGATCTAATGCATCCGAAAGACCATCACCTATCAAATGAAATGACAGTGTAGTAATAACAATCATCAAACATGGAAAAAACAATTGATGAGGATAAAACATCAAACTTTGCTGCCCTGCTGATGCCAAAGCACCCCAGCTAACTTCAGGAGGTCTTACTCCTAAACCTATATAACTAAGAAATGCCTCTCCAAAAATAAAACCAGGAACAGACATTGTAATATCCACCATTATAATTCCTAAAACATTTGGCAAAAGATGTTTAATAATAATTCTATTCATATTTGCCCCAAGTGCAACAGCTGCTTGAACATAATCTTGTTCTTTTATTTGTAATACTTGTCCCCTAACCATACGAGTTGTTCCTATCCAAGAAGTAATACTCATTGCAAATATTAAAGAAAATAAACTTCTTCCCATTACCAAAGTCAATATTATGACAATAATTAAATAAGGTAGATTTCCAATAAATTCACATATCCTCATAATGAGATTATCTACCCATCCACCTTTCAATCCTGCAATTATGCCTAAAAGTGAGCCTATAACAAACATAACTAAAGTACAAAGAAGTCCAATTAATATAGAAACTCTTCCACCCACACAAACTCTTGAAAACAAATCTCTGCCCATATCATCAGTACCAAACCAATATTCAGAATTTGGTTTTAGGTTTTTTTGAGAAGCATCAATATATTGATAATCCTTCCCAGAAATTTTAGGCCCCAAATATAAAGTCGCAATTACCACTATTAGCATTATTAACCCTAATATAGCCAACTTATTTTCTCTAAATCTTCTCCATACATCTGCCCAATATGTAATTGAAGGCTTCTGTATTTTTTCAGAAGATAATCCTTTTGTTCCTATTCTTTCAAACATATCATCCGTCAAAACTGCATCATCTGCAGATATACCTACCTCATTGTTTACAGTATCCACATTGTTACCCCCTTACTTTTTCAGGATAATCTTAAAGACTTGCATCTTTTTATACTATATTTTATTTATCTAAATCTTCTAATCTTCGGAACTTGTAATTCTAATCCTTGGATCAACAATTCCATACATGATATCTACAAAAATTAATGATAATACATACAATGCTGCAAAAAATATAGTAAATCCTAATATCATGGTATAGTCATTGTTAGTTACAGATTTTACATAGTAAGACCCAAGACCTGGTATAGAAAATATTCTTTCAATAACAAAGGACCCAGCAAATATACCTGCAATTGCAGGACCTGTCATAGTAACAATAGGAATCATAGAATTTCTCATAACGTGTTTTCTAACAACTCTTCCCTTTTTACAGCCCTTTGATTTTGCAGTAAGAATATAGTCCTCATTTATAACAGAAAGAGTACTGCTTCTCATAAACTTTGTATAACTTGCAACGCCACCAATGGTATATGCCAACACTGGCAGAATATAATGTTTCATTTCTCCCCAACCAAATACAGGAGCTAATTTCCATTTGAAACCTATGAAATATTGGAGCAGTGCAGCAAATACAAAACTTGGAACACATATAGCCAGTACTACGAGAACCCTTATTATGTAATCGGGTGTTTTCCCTCTATGCAGTGCTGATATTAATCCCAATAAAACTCCTATTACAATCTGAAGTGCCAAAGCAATAATCCCTATTTTAGCTGAAATTGGTGCATTCGTTTTTATGATATCGTTTACAGATTTCCCGGTATAAACTATAGATTCTCCAAAATCACCCTTTGTTATAAGATTTTTCATATATATTCCATATCTCACAGCAACAGGCTTATCAAGACCGTATTTTGTACGAATTACAGCTTGGGCCTTTTCAGGCATCTGACCAACTTTTGCTGCAATAGGATCTCCCGGAGCACCTGCTATTAAAAAAAAGGTTGCTGTTGTAATCAAAAATAAAGTAAGCAAACCATAGAGTATTCTCTTAAGAATAAATTTAAACATAATTTCACTCCTCTTTTCATGCTTATCCTACATTTTAATTTCTATATATTAGCATCAAAGATTTATTAAAAATTTTGATAAACAAGACATGTTTTAAAAAACTATGTCTTGTTTATCTTTAATTTCAATTCTTAAAAAATATTCATCTACTTTTATTCAATATATATTTTTGTATAATCCACTCCAGCATTTGGACTCAAATAATAGCCCTTTAAATAATTAGCTTTATAATATGTTGCTTTTCCACAATAAACAGGTGCAATAACCCCCGTGCCA
Protein-coding sequences here:
- a CDS encoding ABC transporter ATP-binding protein translates to MNSERILEIKNLKVSFKTYAGIVQAVRGVDFHLDKGETLAIVGESGCGKTVTSKAIMGLLPGSQTIIEKDKSEINFDGKNLLKLSESEMSKVRGRQISMIFQDPMTSLNPTMKIGNQIAESIIIHENVSSSEARIRALKMLELVRIPNAKERLDQYPHEFSGGMRQRVMIAIALACNPKILIADEPTTALDVTIQAQIMDLINDLKKELDTGVILITHDLGVVASVADRIHVMYAGKIVEKGTTDEIFYNPKHPYTFALLKSVPKLHISEREKLYSLAGTPPDLTDPPIGCPFAARCEFGMKVCRTIYPKTANFGDEHESCCWLHNEKADTRGVPELLLQRGELNG
- a CDS encoding ABC transporter permease yields the protein MDTVNNEVGISADDAVLTDDMFERIGTKGLSSEKIQKPSITYWADVWRRFRENKLAILGLIMLIVVIATLYLGPKISGKDYQYIDASQKNLKPNSEYWFGTDDMGRDLFSRVCVGGRVSILIGLLCTLVMFVIGSLLGIIAGLKGGWVDNLIMRICEFIGNLPYLIIVIILTLVMGRSLFSLIFAMSITSWIGTTRMVRGQVLQIKEQDYVQAAVALGANMNRIIIKHLLPNVLGIIMVDITMSVPGFIFGEAFLSYIGLGVRPPEVSWGALASAGQQSLMFYPHQLFFPCLMIVITTLSFHLIGDGLSDALDPKLRE
- a CDS encoding ABC transporter permease, producing MFKFILKRILYGLLTLFLITTATFFLIAGAPGDPIAAKVGQMPEKAQAVIRTKYGLDKPVAVRYGIYMKNLITKGDFGESIVYTGKSVNDIIKTNAPISAKIGIIALALQIVIGVLLGLISALHRGKTPDYIIRVLVVLAICVPSFVFAALLQYFIGFKWKLAPVFGWGEMKHYILPVLAYTIGGVASYTKFMRSSTLSVINEDYILTAKSKGCKKGRVVRKHVMRNSMIPIVTMTGPAIAGIFAGSFVIERIFSIPGLGSYYVKSVTNNDYTMILGFTIFFAALYVLSLIFVDIMYGIVDPRIRITSSED